A single window of Nasonia vitripennis strain AsymCx chromosome 4, Nvit_psr_1.1, whole genome shotgun sequence DNA harbors:
- the LOC100121135 gene encoding calcineurin subunit B type 2 isoform X4 — protein MELCSNFDADEIRRLGKRFRKLDLDNSGALSIDEFMSLPELQQNPLVQRVIDIFDADGNGEVDFKEFIQGVSQFSVKGDKESKLRFAFRIYDMDNDGFISNGELFQVLKMMVGNNLKDTQLQQIVDKTILFADKDEDGKISFEEFCSVVGNTDIHKKMVVDV, from the exons ATGGAGCTGTGCTCGAACT TTGATGCAGATGAAATTCGAAGGCTGGGTAAAAGGTTCAGGAAACTGGATCTTGACAATAGTGGGGCTTTGAGCATTGACGAATTTATGTCTTTGCCTGAGCTGCAGCAAAATCCACTTGTCCAACGTGTAATAGATATTTTTGATGCTGATGGTAATGGAGAAGTAGATTTTAAGGAATTTATTCAAGGAGTATCTCAATTTAGTGTGAAG GGTGATAAAGAAAGCAAGCTTCGGTTCGCGTTTAGAATCTACGATATGGACAATGATGGTTTTATAAGCAATGGGGAATTGTTCCAAGTGCTAAAGATGATGGTGGGAAACAATTTAAAGGATACTCAATTACAGCAGATAGTTGACAAAACAATACTTTTTGCTGATAAAGATGAGGATGGAAAAATTAGTTTCGAGGAATTCTGTTCG gTTGTCGGCAATACTGACATTCATAAGAAGATGGTGGTTGATGTTTAA
- the LOC100121135 gene encoding calcineurin subunit B type 2 isoform X3 yields the protein MELCSNFDADEIRRLGKRFRKLDLDNSGALSIDEFMSLPELQQNPLVQRVIDIFDADGNGEVDFKEFIQGVSQFSVKQGDKESKLRFAFRIYDMDNDGFISNGELFQVLKMMVGNNLKDTQLQQIVDKTILFADKDEDGKISFEEFCSVVGNTDIHKKMVVDV from the exons ATGGAGCTGTGCTCGAACT TTGATGCAGATGAAATTCGAAGGCTGGGTAAAAGGTTCAGGAAACTGGATCTTGACAATAGTGGGGCTTTGAGCATTGACGAATTTATGTCTTTGCCTGAGCTGCAGCAAAATCCACTTGTCCAACGTGTAATAGATATTTTTGATGCTGATGGTAATGGAGAAGTAGATTTTAAGGAATTTATTCAAGGAGTATCTCAATTTAGTGTGAAG CAGGGTGATAAAGAAAGCAAGCTTCGGTTCGCGTTTAGAATCTACGATATGGACAATGATGGTTTTATAAGCAATGGGGAATTGTTCCAAGTGCTAAAGATGATGGTGGGAAACAATTTAAAGGATACTCAATTACAGCAGATAGTTGACAAAACAATACTTTTTGCTGATAAAGATGAGGATGGAAAAATTAGTTTCGAGGAATTCTGTTCG gTTGTCGGCAATACTGACATTCATAAGAAGATGGTGGTTGATGTTTAA
- the LOC100121135 gene encoding calcineurin subunit B type 2 isoform X2, whose protein sequence is MGNESSLPMELCSNFDADEIRRLGKRFRKLDLDNSGALSIDEFMSLPELQQNPLVQRVIDIFDADGNGEVDFKEFIQGVSQFSVKGDKESKLRFAFRIYDMDNDGFISNGELFQVLKMMVGNNLKDTQLQQIVDKTILFADKDEDGKISFEEFCSVVGNTDIHKKMVVDV, encoded by the exons ATG gGAAACGAGAGCTCGCTGCCCATGGAGCTGTGCTCGAACT TTGATGCAGATGAAATTCGAAGGCTGGGTAAAAGGTTCAGGAAACTGGATCTTGACAATAGTGGGGCTTTGAGCATTGACGAATTTATGTCTTTGCCTGAGCTGCAGCAAAATCCACTTGTCCAACGTGTAATAGATATTTTTGATGCTGATGGTAATGGAGAAGTAGATTTTAAGGAATTTATTCAAGGAGTATCTCAATTTAGTGTGAAG GGTGATAAAGAAAGCAAGCTTCGGTTCGCGTTTAGAATCTACGATATGGACAATGATGGTTTTATAAGCAATGGGGAATTGTTCCAAGTGCTAAAGATGATGGTGGGAAACAATTTAAAGGATACTCAATTACAGCAGATAGTTGACAAAACAATACTTTTTGCTGATAAAGATGAGGATGGAAAAATTAGTTTCGAGGAATTCTGTTCG gTTGTCGGCAATACTGACATTCATAAGAAGATGGTGGTTGATGTTTAA
- the LOC100121083 gene encoding ATP-binding cassette sub-family B member 10, mitochondrial, whose protein sequence is MTLLCKFARAEMMLHLRPRNLALSVSKRCYVQAYIIQTSQLSRKKLLNLKHLKRFSTDSIKTKLGEPVKQVNNIRRTKNNELRRLFLLAAPEKWRLIGAIAFLIISSTVTMAVPFCLGKIIDILYTNDQNKTKENLNKVCFVLLGIFIFGGMCNFARIYLMSTTGHKITQSLRKKAYAAILSQETAMFDKVSTGELVGRLSGDAQLVSSAITSNISDGLRSGIMTTAGISMMFYVSPQLALVGLAIVPPVAAMGILYGRFVKKISKDVQNSLAVLNTTAEEKISNIRTVKAFAQELNEIENYRTKLQDLLQLCYKESFYRGIFFGMTGLSGNAIILSVLYYGGVMLSDSTITVGNLSSFLLYAAYVGISMGGLSSFYSELNKSLGASTRLFELIDRKPAIPIHGGKILEKELTGDIVFKDVSFTYPTRTESMILKDFNLHIPKNSVTAVVGPSGSGKSTLASLLLRLYDPVSGSVLLDGYNLRELDPCWVKQQIGFVSQEPILFNGTVRENITYGSKGAADEEVREAAKQANVLEFIERMSDGLDTYVGERGITLSGGQRQRVAIARALIKNPKILILDEATSALDSESESLVQQALERATLGRTVLTIAHRLSTIRNADKIAVLDGGSVRESGSYDDLMALPNGLFRKLVQHQTFG, encoded by the exons ATGACGCTGCTCTGCAAGTTCGCGCGGGCCGAGATGATGCTGCATCTCAGGCCCAGGAATCTGGCACTCAGTGTGTCCAAGAGATGCTACGTTCAGGCATATATCATCCAGACCTCACAACTGTCTCGGAAGAAGCTTCTGAACCTCAAGCATCTCAAGAGGTTCTCCACAGACAGCATCAAGACAAAACTAGGAGAACCTGTCAAACAGGTCAACAACATTCGGAGAACCAAGAACAATGAGCTGCGCAGGCTGTTCTTGTTGGCTGCGCCAGAAAAGTGGCGCCTAATAGGTGCTATTGCCTTTTTAATTATATCCTCCACGGTTACCATGGCTGTGCCATTCTGTCTTGGCAAAATTATTGACATTCTTTATACAAATGATCAGAATAAGACCAAGGAGAATCTCAACAAGGTCTGCTTTGTTCTGCTTGGAATTTTCATATTTGGTGGAATGTGTAATTTTGCAAGGATTTACCTCATGTCTACCACTGGACACAAGATCACGCAGTCTCTCAGGAAGAAGGCCTATGCTGCTATATTGAGTCAGGAGACTGCAATGTTTGATAAAGTCAGCACTGGAGAACTTGTTGGAAGACTATCTG gAGATGCCCAGTTGGTCAGTTCAGCAATTACGAGTAACATTTCAGATGGACTAAGGTCAGGCATAATGACAACAGCAGGAATTTCCATGATGTTCTATGTCTCTCCACAATTAGCCCTTGTTGGCTTAGCAATAGTTCCTCCAGTAGCTGCAATGGGAATCCTGTATGGCAGATTTGTCAAAAAGATCTCAAAAGATGTACAAAATAGTTTGGCTGTGTTAAATACAACAGCTGAAGAGAAAATTAGTAATATTAGGACTGTTAAAGCTTTTGCACAAGAGCtcaatgaaattgaaaattatcgtACAAAGTTACAAGACTTACTGCAACTCTGTTACAAAGAAAGCTTCTACAGAGGAATATTTTTTGGCATGACTGGGCTGTCTGGTAATGCTATAATATTGTCGGTTCTTTATTATGGAGGAGTTATGCTCTCCGATTCAACAATCACTGTTGGAAACCTAAGTTCATTTTTGTTATATGCTGCATATGTGGGCATTTCCATGGGTGGATTGTCGAGTTTTTATTCTGAATTGAACAAATCTCTTGGTGCCAGTACTAGATTATTTGAGTTGATTGACCGCAAGCCTGCAATACCCATTCATGGTggaaaaattttagaaaaagaatTGACAGGAGACATTGTCTTTAAGGATGTTAGTTTTACTTATCCCACTAGAACTGAATCAATGATTTTGAAGGATTTCAACCTGCATATTCCAAAGAATTCAGTCACTGCTGTTGTTGGTCCATCAGGGTCTGGAAAGTCTACTCTGGCTTCTTTACTACTGCGATTGTACGACCCTGTATCAGGTTCTGTTTTATTGGATGGATATAACTTAAGGGAATTGGATCCTTGTTGGGTGAAACAACAAATTGGTTTTGTGTCCCAAGAGCCTATACTGTTTAATGGAACAGTGAGAGAAAATATAACTTATGGAAGCAAAGGTGCTGCAGATGAAGAAGTAAGAGAAGCTGCTAAGCAAGCTAATGTATTAGAATTTATAGAGAGAATGTCCGATGGACTTGACACTTATGTCGGAGAAAGAGGAATTACTTTGAGTGGAGGCCAGCGCCAAAGAGTTGCTATTGCAAGAGCTCTCATcaag AACCCGAAGATCCTGATTCTGGACGAGGCGACAAGCGCCCTCGACTCGGAGTCGGAGAGTCTGGTCCAACAAGCCCTGGAGCGAGCCACCCTTGGTCGAACCGTTCTGACGATAGCCCATCGGCTCAGCACGATTCGCAATGCCGACAAGATAGCCGTGCTGGACGGCGGCTCGGTACGCGAGAGCGGCAGCTACGACGATCTCATGGCTCTGCCAAACGGCCTCTTCAGGAAACTCGTTCAGCACCAAACGTTCGGCTGA
- the LOC100121135 gene encoding calcineurin subunit B type 2 isoform X1 codes for MGNESSLPMELCSNFDADEIRRLGKRFRKLDLDNSGALSIDEFMSLPELQQNPLVQRVIDIFDADGNGEVDFKEFIQGVSQFSVKQGDKESKLRFAFRIYDMDNDGFISNGELFQVLKMMVGNNLKDTQLQQIVDKTILFADKDEDGKISFEEFCSVVGNTDIHKKMVVDV; via the exons ATG gGAAACGAGAGCTCGCTGCCCATGGAGCTGTGCTCGAACT TTGATGCAGATGAAATTCGAAGGCTGGGTAAAAGGTTCAGGAAACTGGATCTTGACAATAGTGGGGCTTTGAGCATTGACGAATTTATGTCTTTGCCTGAGCTGCAGCAAAATCCACTTGTCCAACGTGTAATAGATATTTTTGATGCTGATGGTAATGGAGAAGTAGATTTTAAGGAATTTATTCAAGGAGTATCTCAATTTAGTGTGAAG CAGGGTGATAAAGAAAGCAAGCTTCGGTTCGCGTTTAGAATCTACGATATGGACAATGATGGTTTTATAAGCAATGGGGAATTGTTCCAAGTGCTAAAGATGATGGTGGGAAACAATTTAAAGGATACTCAATTACAGCAGATAGTTGACAAAACAATACTTTTTGCTGATAAAGATGAGGATGGAAAAATTAGTTTCGAGGAATTCTGTTCG gTTGTCGGCAATACTGACATTCATAAGAAGATGGTGGTTGATGTTTAA
- the LOC100121108 gene encoding 4-coumarate--CoA ligase 1 isoform X2 — MRRVAPDDKITCGTTGRSYTFGMSKDFCRRGAEALLSNTGLRPGDRVGLLLPNVPEYSLAVHASLQAGLVVTFANPLYTAHELTRQFQSAKVRCIVTIPQLMETAQAVANNLENYDCTINIGGKAVPDKKILGLESLLIPSQSIQLPEVKPDDLAVLPYSSGTTGVPKGVMLTHRNLVMNISQLMHPGIVKVNETTDDFQETVLTVLPFFHIYGFNMILNYTTLVGTHIVTMPKFTPQDYVECLIKYKPSVLFVVPSLLLFLVTHPEITAQHLSSVTQIFCGAAPMKKGLIDTFLQKINRQDCHISQGYGMTETSPGITLTPYTMPYEKSGSCGRLLPSTTARVVDPATNEDVSGPNQPGELLVKGPQVMKGYLDNQKATDEVIDSDGWLHTGDVVYYDEDEYFYIVDRTKELIKVKGNQVSPTELEYIILEIPGVADAAVVGIPDTFAGELPKAFVVRKPGFENVTPDHVQEFVNPRVAAYKKLAGGVTFVDAIPRNPSGKIMRNELKKIASSS; from the exons ATGAGACGAGTAGCGCCAGACGATAAAATA ACATGCGGCACCACGGGAAGATCCTACACGTTCGGTATGAGCAAGGACTTCTGCAGACGCGGTGCCGAGGCTTTACTGTCAAACACGGGCCTGCGGCCTGGAGACCGGGTCGGTCTATTGCTGCCCAATGTGCCGGAGTACTCGTTGGCGGTTCACGCGAGTCTGCAGGCCGGCCTCGTCGTCACCTTTGCCAATCCGTTGTACACGGCTCACGAGCTCACGAGACAGTTCCAAAGCGCCAAGGTCAGATGCATAGTCACCATACCGCAGCTGATGGAGACGGCCCAGGCGGTCGCCAACAATCTGGAGAACTACGACTGCACAATCAATATCGGAGGAAAGGCTGTGCCGGATAAGAA AATTTTGGGCCTGGAGTCTCTGCTGATCCCTTCACAGTCCATCCAGCTGCCCGAAGTCAAGCCCGACGACTTAGCGGTGCTACCCTACAGTTCCGGTACCACCGGAGTACCCAAAGGCGTGATGCTGACGCACCGCAACCTGGTGATGAATATCTCTCAACTCATGCACCCGGGAATCGTCAAAGTGAACGAAACTACGGACGACTTCCAGGAAACGGTCCTCACCGTTCTGCCTTTCTTCCACATCTACGGCTTCAATATGATCCTCAATTACACGACCTTAGTCGGTACCCACATTGTCACCATGCCCAAGTTCACACCGCAAGATTACGTCGAGTGTTTGATCAAGTACAAGCCGTCGGTACTGTTCGTCGTGCCGTCGCTGCTGTTATTCCTGGTGACGCATCCGGAGATCACGGCACAGCATCTGTCGAGTGTAACGCAAATCTTCTGCGGGGCTGCGCCGATGAAGAAAGGACTTATCGATACGTTCCTGCAAAAAATTAATCGCCAAGACTGCCACATATCGCAAG GTTACGGAATGACCGAGACAAGTCCCGGAATAACGTTGACTCCTTACACAATGCCGTACGAGAAGAGCGGCAGCTGTGGCCGACTCCTACCGTCTACGACTGCACGAGTTGTGGACCCAGCTACGAACGAAGACGTGTCAGGGCCCAACCAACCCGGTGAGCTTCTGGTCAAAGGTCCCCAGGTGATGAAGGGCTACCTCGACAACCAGAAGGCCACCGACGAGGTCATTGACTCTGACGGCTGGCTTCATACTGGTGATGTCGTCTACTACGACGAGGACGAGTACTTCTACATCGTCGACCGCACGAAGGAGCTGATTAAAGTCAAGGGTAACCAA GTCTCGCCAACGGAGCTGGAGTACATAATCCTGGAGATACCCGGAGTAGCAGATGCAGCGGTGGTCGGTATCCCTGACACCTTTGCAGGAGAGCTGCCCAAGGCCTTCGTTGTGAGGAAGCCAGGTTTCGAAAATGTCACCCCCGACCACGTCCAGGAATTCGTCAACCCCAGG GTGGCGGCGTACAAGAAGCTGGCTGGAGGCGTCACGTTCGTCGACGCGATCCCAAGGAATCCGTCCGGCAAGATTATGCGCAACGAACTGAAGAAGATAGCGAGCTCGTCATAA
- the LOC100679553 gene encoding serine/threonine-protein phosphatase 4 regulatory subunit 2, producing MENPEEVLQALDEFQKMRPSEIPRELEDYLCWVARTGDPVYQWSLIKALFREKLLRVMTEFYESCPSLDLTPCPNVEQFNYDIMKSNLLERLESFANAPFTVQRICELLTTPRKEYNRIDKFMRAIEKNILVVSTREPGPYGRRSENGDSMVNGSVEDETSHHGQTSNDVEVENWVKDCTTTAAATSHAGENEEMSVENGVKTALNTTFDKEDTIEAPHSVVDSTASSFVPSSTEFNPVTTMPVQALPVQEAASEVQNLTTTVNQEATATVNDVSDAMINEDTSSQPSLELESDDNDSSDSKKLQTTFQAKDFTAEEDKTVKTYSEVLKTGKPEESIDTAEPSKESNQLMQSTMSNERLLNDNSSDSQSSDKADNLEDVAQSSESETNQDEASPAVEEPVSEKSEAESNICSDNFLLENSNSSVKNDSEDVVPESSEPQVEAKVDTEVKDECETKAAAKEADVSPADSSENSDKDTSEKTELNDVSEVAKPIIEEPPIELADTSSVTKPESSEITIEETTEDEETKASKAIVPDPIPIVEEPKDGESTAEDWNSSVSVTEVASESKDPASTIKNGLAEPVITSDQVEDNKMVVAGCEEAPSKGPSESMDVDNEEISDGEVLQDEPMEQELTEAMNS from the exons ATGGAGAACCCCGAGGAGGTGCTGCAGGCGCTCGACGAGTTCCAGAAAATGCGACCCTCCGAGATACCCCGAGAACTTGAAGACTACCTCTGCTGGGTCGCCAGGACGGGCGACCCTGTTTACCAGTGGAGCCTCATCAAGGCTCTCttcagagaaaagttgctcaGGGTCATGACAGAGTTCTACGAGAGCTGTCCCTCTCTTGACCTCACTCCCTGTCCCAACGTCGAGCAGTTCAACTACGACATCATGAAGAGCAACCTTCTTGAGCGGCTCGAGAGCTTTGCCAATGCCCCTTTTACTGTACAGCGCATTTGCGAGCTGCTCACCACACCCAGAAAGGAGTACAATCGCATAGACAAGTTCATGCGGGCCATTGAAAAGAACATACTGGTTGTGTCTACCAGGGAGCCTGGACCATATGGAAGGCGCAGCGAAAACGGGGACAGCATGGTCAATGGATCTGTGGAGGATGAAACCTCGCATCACGGACAGACTTCTAACGATGTCGAGGTGGAGAACTGGGTGAAAGACTGCACAACTACTGCAGCTGCCACTTCTCATGCAGGAGAGAACGAAGAGATGTCTGTGGAGAATGGTGTAAAGACAGCATTGAACACTACTTTTGATAAGGAAGATACAATAGAGGCTCCGCACTCTGTGGTGGATTCTACAGCATCTAGTTTTGTTCCTTCCTCGACTGAGTTCAATCCTGTGACAACTATGCCTGTGCAGGCTCTTCCAGTGCAAGAAGCTGCCTCAGAGGTTCAAAACTTGACTACTACAGTTAATCAAGAGGCAACTGCTACTGTGAACGATGTGTCCGATGCTATGATAAATGAAGACACTAGTTCACAACCAAGTTTGGAATTAGAAAGTGATGATAATGACAGCAGTGACTCCAAAAAACTGCAGACTACCTTCCAAGCAAAAGACTTCACAGCAGAAGAGGATAAGACAGTCAAAACGTACTCGGAAGTACTGAAAACTGGTAAGCCTGAAGAAAGCATTGATACTGCAGAACCTAGCAAGGAATCTAATCAGCTGATGCAGTCTACAATGTCAAATGAAAGATTGTTGAACGATAATTCAAGTGATTCTCAGAGTTCGGATAAAGCTGATAATTTGGAGGATGTAGCTCAGTCCAGTGAGAGTGAAACTAATCAAGATGAAGCAagtcctgctgttgaggaacCAGTCAGTGAAAAGAGTGAAGCAGaatccaacatttgttcagATAACTTTCTACTGGAAAATAGCAACTCAAGTGTAAAGAATGATTCAGAAGATGTAGTGCCTGAATCATCCGAACCTCAAGTGGAGGCAAAGGTTGATACTGAAGTAAAGGATGAATGTGAAACCAAAGCTGCTGCAAAGGAAGCTGATGTAAGTCCAGCTGACTCCTCTGAAAATTCAGATAAGGATACTTCTGAAAAAACAGAGCTTAATGATGTAAGTGAAGTAGCTAAGCCAATTATTGAAGAACCTCCTATAGAATTAGCTGATACTAGCAGCGTCACAAAGCCAGAAAGTTCTGAGATAACTATTGAAGAAACCACTGAAGATGAGGAGACAAAAGCTAGCAAAGCCATAGTTCCCGATCCAATTCCTATTGTTGAAGAGCCCAAAGATGGAGAATCGACAGCTGAAGACTGGAATAGTTCAGTATCAGTTACTGAAGTAGCTAGTGAATCAAAAGATCCGGCATCAACGATCAAGAATGGTTTAGCAGAACCAGTTATAACATCGGATCAAGTAGAAGACAACAAAATGGTCGTAGCAGGCTGTGAAGAAGCACCCAGCAAGGGACCGTCAGAGTCAATGGATGTTGATAATGAAG AGATTTCTGATGGTGAAGTGCTGCAGGACGAGCCAATGGAGCAGGAATTGACTGAAGCCATGAACAGTTAA
- the LOC100679470 gene encoding trichohyalin — protein sequence MQTGFKKDYPSNVARSSSILTSGRVGRVPRFEYVNRQGQVVNPKTGKPYDRMHENGVHQSSGKAAAKALNKRYPIKTRGTMFGGLEPIPTDPTRDPPPRVCYNCWQKGHSRRDCPRPAVARYCNNCGRRGEDLRTCPRCKLAHDRYLIQLQAKERGEELDPEEVERLLPESEFYEDEIEENEDGCDEILRELMLQDERPRIVSNGLNRDYQERHIGLAVFQEREDASAFKNREREMEREWDREREIEQEEEALKKLYAERGRQERRSGYSDRETRYDDEIDQQYEMERRERKEREERERERSRWRVQEVMSSAATAKQSTSSTTVSEAQITSDPVQDFLLLAKTIAHLSPETQDLIMRQVIAERKEHQARSKGMQREHEEDTWP from the coding sequence ATGCAGACCGGCTTCAAGAAGGACTACCCGAGCAACGTTGCCCGCAGCAGCTCGATCCTGACGAGTGGCCGAGTTGGTCGCGTGCCTCGTTTCGAGTATGTGAATCGTCAAGGTCAGGTAGTGAATCCCAAGACCGGTAAACCCTACGACCGCATGCACGAGAACGGCGTGCATCAGTCTTCCGGCAAAGCCGCAGCAAAGGCCCTTAACAAGCGCTACCCGATCAAGACACGTGGAACAATGTTCGGAGGCCTGGAGCCGATTCCCACTGACCCGACGCGAGATCCACCACCCCGGGTATGCTACAACTGCTGGCAAAAGGGACACTCCCGGCGAGACTGTCCCAGGCCGGCCGTTGCCAGGTACTGCAATAACTGCGGCAGACGAGGTGAGGACTTGAGGACCTGCCCCAGGTGCAAGCTGGCGCACGATCGCTATCTTATCCAGCTGCAGGCTAAAGAGCGGGGCGAGGAGCTGGACCCCGAGGAGGTCGAGAGATTGTTGCCCGAATCCGAATTTTATGAGGATGAAATCGAGGAGAATGAGGACGGCTGTGACGAGATATTGCGAGAGCTCATGCTCCAGGATGAGCGGCCAAGGATAGTCAGCAACGGACTGAACCGTGACTACCAAGAGAGACACATTGGCCTTGCTGTATTTCAGGAACGCGAAGATGCCTCTGCGTTCAAAAACAGAGAGCGCGAGATGGAGAGAGAATGggacagagagagggagatagaACAGGAGGAAGAAGCTTTGAAAAAACTGTACGCTGAGCGAGGAAGGCAAGAGCGACGATCGGGTTATAGCGACAGAGAGACTAGGTACGACGATGAGATAGACCAGCAGTACGAAATGGAGAGGCGGGaaagaaaggagagagaggagagggagCGGGAGCGCTCGAGATGGAGAGTACAGGAGGTAATGAGCAGCGCAGCAACCGCGAAGCAGAGCACCAGTTCGACAACAGTGTCCGAGGCACAGATCACCTCGGACCCGGTGCAGGATTTCCTGCTACTCGCTAAGACGATAGCGCATCTGTCACCTGAGACGCAGGATCTGATCATGCGACAGGTGATCGCTGAGCGCAAGGAGCACCAGGCCAGATCGAAGGGGATGCAACGAGAACACGAGGAAGACACATGGCCGTAA
- the LOC100121108 gene encoding probable 4-coumarate--CoA ligase 3 isoform X1: MLTSCRIVTRKLKLKPSCLRALRFDKYSTKVLKSHYGEVEVPDQTLSQYVFSKSENWKNRPSLTCGTTGRSYTFGMSKDFCRRGAEALLSNTGLRPGDRVGLLLPNVPEYSLAVHASLQAGLVVTFANPLYTAHELTRQFQSAKVRCIVTIPQLMETAQAVANNLENYDCTINIGGKAVPDKKILGLESLLIPSQSIQLPEVKPDDLAVLPYSSGTTGVPKGVMLTHRNLVMNISQLMHPGIVKVNETTDDFQETVLTVLPFFHIYGFNMILNYTTLVGTHIVTMPKFTPQDYVECLIKYKPSVLFVVPSLLLFLVTHPEITAQHLSSVTQIFCGAAPMKKGLIDTFLQKINRQDCHISQGYGMTETSPGITLTPYTMPYEKSGSCGRLLPSTTARVVDPATNEDVSGPNQPGELLVKGPQVMKGYLDNQKATDEVIDSDGWLHTGDVVYYDEDEYFYIVDRTKELIKVKGNQVSPTELEYIILEIPGVADAAVVGIPDTFAGELPKAFVVRKPGFENVTPDHVQEFVNPRVAAYKKLAGGVTFVDAIPRNPSGKIMRNELKKIASSS; the protein is encoded by the exons ATGCTTACCTCCTGTAGAATCGTGACTCGCAAACTAAAACTTAAGCCAAGTTGCTTGAGAGCTCTACGTTTTGACAAGTACAGCACCAAGGTGCTAAAAAGCCATTATGGTGAAGTCGAAGTGCCAGATCAGACGCTTAGCCAATACGTTTTCTCCAAATCGGAAAACTGGAAAAACCGCCCGTCTCTG ACATGCGGCACCACGGGAAGATCCTACACGTTCGGTATGAGCAAGGACTTCTGCAGACGCGGTGCCGAGGCTTTACTGTCAAACACGGGCCTGCGGCCTGGAGACCGGGTCGGTCTATTGCTGCCCAATGTGCCGGAGTACTCGTTGGCGGTTCACGCGAGTCTGCAGGCCGGCCTCGTCGTCACCTTTGCCAATCCGTTGTACACGGCTCACGAGCTCACGAGACAGTTCCAAAGCGCCAAGGTCAGATGCATAGTCACCATACCGCAGCTGATGGAGACGGCCCAGGCGGTCGCCAACAATCTGGAGAACTACGACTGCACAATCAATATCGGAGGAAAGGCTGTGCCGGATAAGAA AATTTTGGGCCTGGAGTCTCTGCTGATCCCTTCACAGTCCATCCAGCTGCCCGAAGTCAAGCCCGACGACTTAGCGGTGCTACCCTACAGTTCCGGTACCACCGGAGTACCCAAAGGCGTGATGCTGACGCACCGCAACCTGGTGATGAATATCTCTCAACTCATGCACCCGGGAATCGTCAAAGTGAACGAAACTACGGACGACTTCCAGGAAACGGTCCTCACCGTTCTGCCTTTCTTCCACATCTACGGCTTCAATATGATCCTCAATTACACGACCTTAGTCGGTACCCACATTGTCACCATGCCCAAGTTCACACCGCAAGATTACGTCGAGTGTTTGATCAAGTACAAGCCGTCGGTACTGTTCGTCGTGCCGTCGCTGCTGTTATTCCTGGTGACGCATCCGGAGATCACGGCACAGCATCTGTCGAGTGTAACGCAAATCTTCTGCGGGGCTGCGCCGATGAAGAAAGGACTTATCGATACGTTCCTGCAAAAAATTAATCGCCAAGACTGCCACATATCGCAAG GTTACGGAATGACCGAGACAAGTCCCGGAATAACGTTGACTCCTTACACAATGCCGTACGAGAAGAGCGGCAGCTGTGGCCGACTCCTACCGTCTACGACTGCACGAGTTGTGGACCCAGCTACGAACGAAGACGTGTCAGGGCCCAACCAACCCGGTGAGCTTCTGGTCAAAGGTCCCCAGGTGATGAAGGGCTACCTCGACAACCAGAAGGCCACCGACGAGGTCATTGACTCTGACGGCTGGCTTCATACTGGTGATGTCGTCTACTACGACGAGGACGAGTACTTCTACATCGTCGACCGCACGAAGGAGCTGATTAAAGTCAAGGGTAACCAA GTCTCGCCAACGGAGCTGGAGTACATAATCCTGGAGATACCCGGAGTAGCAGATGCAGCGGTGGTCGGTATCCCTGACACCTTTGCAGGAGAGCTGCCCAAGGCCTTCGTTGTGAGGAAGCCAGGTTTCGAAAATGTCACCCCCGACCACGTCCAGGAATTCGTCAACCCCAGG GTGGCGGCGTACAAGAAGCTGGCTGGAGGCGTCACGTTCGTCGACGCGATCCCAAGGAATCCGTCCGGCAAGATTATGCGCAACGAACTGAAGAAGATAGCGAGCTCGTCATAA